One region of Vulgatibacter sp. genomic DNA includes:
- the istA gene encoding IS21 family transposase, giving the protein MTIPRELENEIRVLHYGEHLPVGTIASNVGVHVDVVKRVVGLLERRPPSLPRPLLVDPVRDFIRVTLERYPRLVSTRLFDMVKPRAYAGSVRTLREYVKTVRPAPKREAFVRLTHLPGEQAQVDWAHVGKIDVPGGGQRSLWLFVMVLSWSRAIWAEFVLDLSVWSLLRSLQRACAYYGGTPREWLFDNPKIVVLERHGDAARFHPQLLDLGGRYAARLRLCGVRKANEKGRVERNIRYLRERFLAARTIRSVEQGNRELGEFLAEIALPRPHPTLPGRTVGECLEEERARLLPFPAPPVSTDQILPVRVDKTAVCRFDTNMYSVPPEHVGKTLTLVADDREVRFLDGANPVARHARCWGRRQLVEAPEHRMAILDQKRAAKEPKGRDRLRAAVPGIDALYERWVDTGRNLGSMTARTLKLLDLYGPDLLAPAVAQVIERGLHDPGAIASLCEQRRRAERAPVPIDVPLPSHIRDRDVIPHDLETYDEKR; this is encoded by the coding sequence GTGACGATCCCGCGCGAGTTGGAAAACGAGATCCGGGTGCTGCACTACGGCGAGCACCTGCCGGTGGGCACGATCGCCAGCAACGTCGGCGTGCATGTCGACGTTGTCAAGCGGGTGGTGGGTCTGCTCGAACGCCGCCCGCCCTCGCTGCCCCGGCCCCTGCTCGTCGATCCGGTGCGGGACTTCATCCGGGTGACCCTCGAGCGCTACCCGAGGTTGGTGTCCACGCGGCTCTTCGACATGGTGAAACCCCGAGCCTACGCCGGGAGCGTCCGCACGCTGCGCGAGTACGTGAAGACGGTGCGGCCCGCGCCGAAGCGCGAGGCGTTCGTGCGGCTCACGCATCTGCCGGGCGAGCAGGCACAGGTGGACTGGGCGCATGTCGGCAAAATCGACGTGCCCGGCGGTGGGCAACGTTCGCTCTGGCTCTTCGTGATGGTGCTGTCGTGGTCACGTGCGATCTGGGCCGAGTTCGTCCTCGACCTCTCGGTGTGGTCGCTGCTGCGCTCGCTCCAGCGCGCCTGCGCGTACTACGGCGGCACGCCCAGAGAGTGGCTCTTCGACAACCCCAAGATCGTGGTGCTCGAGCGGCACGGTGACGCCGCACGGTTCCACCCGCAGCTGCTCGATCTCGGCGGCCGCTATGCCGCCCGGTTGCGGCTCTGCGGCGTGCGCAAGGCGAACGAGAAGGGGCGCGTCGAACGGAACATCCGCTACCTGCGCGAACGCTTCCTCGCCGCCCGCACTATCCGCAGCGTGGAGCAGGGCAACCGTGAGCTGGGCGAGTTCCTCGCGGAGATCGCGCTGCCGCGCCCCCACCCGACGCTCCCGGGGCGGACCGTCGGCGAATGCCTCGAGGAGGAGCGTGCGCGCCTCCTCCCGTTCCCTGCGCCACCGGTTTCCACGGATCAGATCCTGCCGGTGCGCGTCGACAAGACGGCCGTCTGCCGCTTCGACACCAACATGTACTCCGTGCCTCCCGAGCACGTCGGCAAGACGCTGACCCTCGTTGCCGACGATCGTGAAGTCCGATTCCTCGACGGCGCCAATCCCGTTGCGCGGCACGCACGGTGCTGGGGCCGCCGCCAGCTCGTGGAGGCGCCCGAGCACCGGATGGCGATCCTCGACCAGAAGCGCGCCGCCAAAGAGCCCAAGGGGCGGGATCGGCTCCGAGCGGCGGTCCCCGGCATCGACGCTCTCTACGAGCGGTGGGTGGATACAGGCCGCAACCTGGGCTCGATGACGGCGCGGACGTTGAAGCTGCTCGACCTCTACGGGCCCGATCTCCTCGCTCCAGCCGTCGCACAGGTCATCGAGAGAGGGCTGCACGATCCCGGTGCAATCGCCTCGCTCTGCGAGCAGCGCCGCCGGGCCGAGCGTGCGCCCGTCCCCATCGATGTCCCGCTACCCAGCCACATCCGCGACCGGGACGTGATCCCGCACGATCTGGAGACTTACGATGAAAAACGCTGA
- a CDS encoding ATP-binding protein yields MKNADAITGGLRGLGIRAPEDALRALLAHLTKSRVSPVEVIEQLVALERRERDARNLARRTKGAALGSFKPLDQFDWNHPRSIDRGLYEELLELALLDRGENVLFRGQSGVGKTSLAQNLGLAALERGRSVRFTTLAVLVAALSHRQLFVRAHRRGWSSSHNRCSGESPDVGGVQ; encoded by the coding sequence ATGAAAAACGCTGACGCGATTACAGGCGGACTGCGGGGGCTCGGAATCCGCGCACCCGAGGATGCGTTGCGTGCGCTGCTCGCCCATCTGACCAAATCGCGAGTCTCTCCCGTCGAGGTTATCGAGCAGCTCGTCGCCCTGGAGCGGCGCGAACGCGATGCCCGGAACCTTGCGCGCAGAACCAAGGGCGCGGCCCTCGGCAGCTTCAAGCCCCTCGACCAGTTCGACTGGAATCACCCGCGCTCGATCGATCGCGGCTTGTACGAGGAGTTGCTCGAACTCGCGCTCCTCGACCGTGGGGAAAACGTACTTTTCCGAGGCCAGAGCGGCGTGGGCAAGACCAGCCTCGCGCAGAACCTCGGTCTTGCCGCGCTGGAACGCGGGCGCTCCGTGCGCTTCACCACGCTCGCTGTGTTGGTTGCCGCGCTCTCCCACCGGCAATTATTCGTTCGAGCCCACCGGCGTGGATGGAGCAGTTCTCACAATCGATGCTCCGGTGAATCGCCCGATGTTGGGGGCGTGCAGTGA